TGAACGACCGCGCGGCCAGCATCTATGCCGGGTCCAACGAAATCCAGCGTGATCTGATCGCCCGCGCAGTGCTGGGCTGAAACCTATAGGCCTGCGTCCAGAAATGCGTTGAGCACTTGCGCGGTTTGCGCCGGATTGTCCTGCATCACAAAGGCACCGGCGTTTTTGACCACAACGGTCTGTCCGTTGCGCAACGTGGGTTCAACAGTGGCGCGGAACTTGTGGTAGGCCTTGTCGAATTCGCCATAGACCAGCAGCGTGCGGGCCTGAATGCGCGGGATGTTTCCGGCAATGTCGGTGATTGCCACGCCGCGTTCGCAAGGCTGGGTCCAGCGCCCTGCGGCAAGGCGGCTCTGGTTGCCTTCGGCGCTGATCGGATCTGCGTTGATGATTCCGAAGGTCTGGCGCAACTGATCTGCCGTGGTGGGCAGCGGGTCGCCGTTCTTGTCAAACAGATTGGTCTGCTTTTCATCGACCAATGCCTTGATCTGCGCCAGCGTACGCCGCCCGCCCAGCGCGCTGGAAATGATCGCCAGCGATTCAATACGTTCGGGCCAGAATGCGGCCAGCGACACGGCGGCGCACCCGCCCAGCGATGTGCCGAAAAG
The nucleotide sequence above comes from Novosphingobium sp. SL115. Encoded proteins:
- a CDS encoding alpha/beta fold hydrolase, yielding MNENDRTAMMNRRTLGKGLIAASAAIAGAVATSACAASPAKPIGTPLPGPWTTTGTLRRAGGVLHYATIGAANPAVPPVVLLHKLGGWLSDWRHVAPLLAQGRQVIAFDLPGHGASRWDGPAPYILTLGEIAALLVGALDEMGIDKVHLFGTSLGGCAAVSLAAFWPERIESLAIISSALGGRRTLAQIKALVDEKQTNLFDKNGDPLPTTADQLRQTFGIINADPISAEGNQSRLAAGRWTQPCERGVAITDIAGNIPRIQARTLLVYGEFDKAYHKFRATVEPTLRNGQTVVVKNAGAFVMQDNPAQTAQVLNAFLDAGL